One Pseudodesulfovibrio cashew DNA window includes the following coding sequences:
- a CDS encoding hydrogenase iron-sulfur subunit encodes MSADAATELRIVGFLCNWCSYGGADTAGVGRFQQPTDLRIIRVPCSGRIDPLFVVKSLVNGADGVLVSGCHPRDCHYSEGNFYARRRLEALKSFLPILGIDERRFEYTWVSASEGQKWKTVVEKFTERIHELGPARKINAEMLAEAKAMFATV; translated from the coding sequence ATGTCAGCAGACGCTGCAACAGAGCTTCGAATAGTCGGATTTCTCTGCAACTGGTGCTCTTACGGCGGTGCCGACACCGCCGGTGTGGGCCGGTTCCAGCAACCCACTGATCTTCGCATCATCAGGGTCCCCTGCTCCGGCCGCATCGACCCCCTCTTCGTAGTGAAGAGCCTGGTCAACGGCGCCGACGGAGTGCTGGTTTCGGGTTGTCACCCCCGTGACTGCCACTATTCGGAAGGCAACTTCTACGCCCGCAGGCGACTGGAAGCCCTGAAAAGCTTCCTTCCCATCCTGGGCATCGACGAACGGCGTTTCGAATACACTTGGGTCTCGGCATCCGAGGGACAGAAGTGGAAGACCGTGGTGGAGAAATTCACCGAGCGCATCCACGAACTCGGCCCCGCCCGCAAGATCAACGCCGAA
- a CDS encoding CoB--CoM heterodisulfide reductase iron-sulfur subunit A family protein — protein sequence MKIGVFVCHCGSNIAGTVDVAKVAEEARKLPDVAFASDTMYACSEPGQDGIIEAIKEHNLDGVVVASCTPRMHEPTFRRTVERAGLNKYMFEMANIREHVSWIGKDKEANTRKAIDLVAMAAAKLTNDRGLTAKSFEINKRVMVIGGGVAGIQAALDCADGGLEVILVEKTSSIGGKMSKLDKTFPTVDCSSCILGPKMVDIAQHPNITLYAHAEVDDIQGYVGNYEITVNKKATYVDWEACTGCGVCTEKCPSKKSKDVFNEEIGFTTAINIPFPQAIPKKATIDPDFCRKLTSGKCGVCEKICPTKAIQFEQQDEKVAESVGAIIVATGYDLFDYTRYGEYGGGRYADVITSLQYERLLSASGPTGGHIKRPSDGKEPKNVVFIQCVGSRDKSVGRPYCSGFCCMYTAKQAILTKDHLPESQSYVFYMDIRAPGKMYDEFTRRAMEEYGTRYVRGRVSMIYPMGDKLIVRGADTLMGTQVEVEADLVVLAVGAEAAKGAPQLAEKLRISYDSYGFYMESHPKLRPVETNTAGVYLAGSCQGPKDIPQSVGQGSAAASKVLTLFSKDQLESDPQISEVNIKRCVGCGKCIETCPFGAIEEMDFRGEKKAKVIETICQGCGICTSTCPQGAIQLQHFTDNQILAEVNVLCQQTLQQSFE from the coding sequence ATGAAAATAGGAGTTTTTGTCTGTCATTGCGGTAGCAATATTGCGGGTACCGTGGACGTCGCCAAAGTGGCCGAAGAGGCCCGCAAGCTGCCCGATGTGGCGTTTGCCAGCGACACCATGTACGCCTGCTCGGAACCGGGACAGGACGGCATCATAGAAGCCATCAAGGAGCACAACCTCGACGGTGTCGTGGTAGCCTCCTGCACGCCCCGCATGCATGAACCCACCTTCCGCCGCACTGTCGAGCGGGCCGGGTTGAACAAATACATGTTCGAAATGGCCAACATCCGCGAGCACGTCTCCTGGATCGGCAAGGACAAGGAAGCCAACACCAGAAAGGCCATCGACCTGGTCGCCATGGCTGCGGCCAAGCTGACCAACGACCGGGGCCTGACCGCCAAGTCTTTCGAGATCAACAAGCGCGTCATGGTCATCGGCGGCGGCGTCGCCGGCATCCAGGCTGCCTTGGATTGTGCAGACGGCGGCCTCGAGGTGATTCTTGTCGAGAAGACCTCGTCCATCGGCGGCAAGATGTCCAAGCTGGACAAGACCTTCCCGACTGTCGACTGTTCTAGCTGTATTCTCGGCCCCAAGATGGTCGATATCGCGCAGCATCCGAACATCACCCTGTACGCCCACGCCGAAGTGGACGACATTCAGGGCTACGTCGGAAACTACGAGATCACCGTCAACAAGAAGGCCACCTACGTTGATTGGGAAGCCTGCACCGGTTGCGGTGTCTGCACCGAGAAGTGCCCCAGCAAGAAATCCAAGGATGTCTTCAACGAGGAGATCGGGTTTACCACGGCCATCAACATCCCGTTCCCCCAGGCCATTCCGAAAAAAGCAACCATTGATCCCGATTTTTGCCGCAAATTAACCAGCGGCAAGTGCGGTGTGTGCGAGAAGATTTGCCCGACCAAGGCAATTCAATTCGAACAGCAGGATGAGAAAGTAGCAGAATCCGTCGGTGCTATTATCGTCGCCACCGGATACGACCTCTTCGACTACACCCGCTACGGTGAGTACGGGGGCGGCCGCTACGCCGATGTTATCACCTCATTACAGTATGAGCGGCTGCTCTCGGCTTCCGGTCCCACGGGCGGACACATCAAGCGTCCCTCCGATGGCAAGGAACCGAAAAACGTTGTCTTTATCCAGTGCGTCGGCTCACGCGACAAGAGCGTCGGACGCCCCTACTGTTCGGGCTTCTGCTGCATGTACACCGCCAAGCAGGCCATCCTGACCAAGGATCACCTGCCCGAGTCACAGTCCTACGTTTTCTACATGGACATCCGCGCTCCGGGAAAGATGTACGACGAGTTCACCCGTCGTGCCATGGAAGAGTACGGCACCCGTTATGTCCGGGGTCGCGTCTCCATGATCTACCCCATGGGCGACAAGCTGATCGTCCGCGGCGCCGATACGCTGATGGGCACCCAAGTGGAAGTGGAAGCGGACCTGGTCGTTCTGGCCGTGGGCGCCGAAGCAGCCAAGGGCGCGCCCCAGTTGGCTGAAAAGCTCCGCATCTCCTACGACTCCTACGGTTTCTACATGGAGAGCCATCCCAAGCTCCGTCCGGTGGAGACCAACACCGCGGGCGTGTACCTTGCCGGCTCCTGCCAGGGCCCCAAGGACATCCCCCAGTCGGTCGGCCAGGGCAGCGCGGCGGCATCCAAGGTGCTGACGCTCTTCTCCAAGGATCAGCTCGAGAGCGATCCCCAGATCTCGGAAGTGAACATCAAGCGGTGCGTGGGCTGCGGCAAATGCATCGAGACCTGTCCCTTCGGTGCTATCGAAGAGATGGACTTCCGTGGCGAGAAGAAGGCCAAAGTCATCGAGACTATTTGCCAGGGGTGTGGCATCTGCACCTCTACCTGCCCGCAGGGGGCCATACAACTGCAACACTTCACCGATAATCAAATTCTCGCGGAGGTCAATGTCTTATGTCAGCAGACGCTGCAACAGAGCTTCGAATAG
- a CDS encoding CoB--CoM heterodisulfide reductase iron-sulfur subunit B family protein, translated as MSSSLTYAYYPGCSGLGTSIEYDQSTRAICAALGIELVDIPDWSCCGSTPAHTVDHTLSAALSARNIAQAEELDVQGIITPCPSCLTNLKTASHRMEDPEFKEKVNKLLDKPAENRLPIMSVLQVISEKVGPEGVAKKVVSSLEGLRVAPYYGCIMNRPPDVMDFDDCENPVAMDELMAALGADVAPFPLKVECCGASFGVARKDIVAKLSGKLLDAAEDVEAHAMVTACPLCQMNLDLRQDQINSANGSTHDMPVFYYTQLIGKALGLDAKSLQMDKLCVPPAKAFRKMEEARRANAS; from the coding sequence GTGAGTTCTTCCCTTACCTACGCTTACTACCCTGGCTGCTCCGGGCTGGGTACGTCCATCGAGTACGACCAGTCCACCCGCGCCATCTGCGCGGCACTGGGCATCGAGCTTGTGGACATCCCGGATTGGAGCTGTTGCGGCTCGACACCGGCCCACACCGTGGACCACACGCTGTCCGCCGCGCTTTCGGCCCGTAACATAGCCCAGGCCGAGGAACTCGACGTGCAGGGCATCATTACCCCCTGCCCCAGTTGCCTGACCAACCTCAAGACCGCCAGCCACCGCATGGAAGACCCCGAGTTCAAGGAAAAGGTCAACAAGCTGCTGGACAAGCCCGCCGAAAACAGGCTGCCCATCATGTCCGTCCTTCAGGTCATCTCCGAGAAGGTCGGCCCCGAGGGCGTGGCCAAGAAGGTTGTCTCCAGCCTGGAAGGCCTCCGTGTCGCTCCCTACTACGGCTGCATCATGAATCGGCCGCCGGACGTCATGGATTTCGACGACTGCGAAAATCCGGTCGCCATGGATGAACTCATGGCCGCCCTGGGCGCCGACGTGGCTCCCTTCCCCCTGAAAGTGGAATGTTGCGGCGCCTCCTTTGGCGTGGCCCGCAAGGATATCGTCGCCAAGCTGTCCGGCAAGCTGCTGGACGCCGCCGAGGACGTGGAAGCCCACGCCATGGTCACCGCCTGCCCCCTGTGCCAGATGAATCTGGACCTGCGGCAGGACCAGATCAACTCGGCCAACGGCAGCACACACGACATGCCGGTGTTCTACTACACGCAGCTCATCGGCAAGGCCCTGGGTCTGGACGCCAAGAGCTTGCAGATGGACAAGCTGTGCGTCCCGCCTGCCAAGGCGTTTCGCAAGATGGAAGAAGCGCGACGGGCTAACGCGTCATAA
- a CDS encoding 4Fe-4S dicluster domain-containing protein codes for MNIVSLSNSYDADFVSAVEKESKQNVSLCYQCGNCTAGCPYTHFYDIPVSQVMRLVQAGQRETALSCKSIWLCATCESCTTRCPNEIDVARVMDVLRHMARRAGYAPEPKVKTFTDSFLSSVEKHGRVFEMGLMATYMSKTGRFLTDADLGPKILPKGKLSFKPHPIVGKEQVANIFKRYNEERNS; via the coding sequence ATGAACATAGTATCTCTGAGCAACTCCTACGACGCCGACTTCGTCAGCGCCGTGGAGAAGGAAAGCAAACAGAACGTCAGTCTTTGCTACCAGTGCGGTAACTGTACAGCGGGGTGCCCGTATACACATTTCTATGATATTCCCGTCAGCCAGGTCATGCGTCTCGTCCAGGCCGGGCAGCGGGAAACCGCCCTCTCCTGCAAGTCGATCTGGCTGTGCGCCACGTGCGAATCCTGCACGACCCGGTGCCCCAACGAGATCGACGTCGCGCGGGTGATGGACGTCCTTCGCCACATGGCCCGGCGCGCCGGCTACGCGCCCGAACCCAAGGTCAAGACCTTCACCGACAGCTTCCTCTCTTCCGTGGAAAAGCACGGCCGAGTTTTCGAGATGGGCCTGATGGCGACCTACATGAGCAAAACCGGTCGGTTCCTGACCGATGCGGACCTCGGCCCCAAAATTTTGCCCAAAGGAAAGCTTAGCTTCAAGCCGCACCCCATCGTCGGCAAGGAGCAGGTGGCCAATATATTCAAACGCTACAATGAGGAGCGCAACTCGTGA
- a CDS encoding iron-containing alcohol dehydrogenase encodes MAVREQVNGFFIPSVTLIGIGASKEIPGKIKALGAKKPLIVTDPGIVATGILKQVTDILDDAKVKYEVYDKTIPNPTDANVAEGVEVYKKGKCDALITLGGGSSHDCGKGVGLVVSNGGTIHDYEGVDKSTKPMPPYVAVNTTAGTASEMTRFCIITDLSRKVKMAIVDWRVTPGIALDDPLLMVGMPPALTAATGMDALTHAVEAYVSTIATPMTDACAEKAIELIAKYLRPAVANGQDIEAREAMCFAQYLAGMAFNNASLGHVHAMAHQLGGFYDLPHGECNAILLPHVEKFNLIAKVDRFVKMAEIMGENVTGMSPRAAAEKCLDAIKQLSADVGIPAGLVALGKKYGKDVKAEDIATMTANAQKDACGLTNPRCPTDADVAAIYEAAL; translated from the coding sequence ATGGCAGTACGCGAACAGGTTAACGGTTTCTTCATTCCCAGCGTCACTCTGATCGGCATCGGCGCTTCCAAAGAGATCCCCGGCAAGATCAAAGCCCTCGGCGCCAAAAAACCTCTGATCGTCACTGACCCCGGCATCGTCGCCACCGGTATCCTGAAGCAGGTCACCGACATCCTCGATGACGCCAAAGTCAAGTACGAAGTGTACGACAAGACCATCCCGAACCCGACCGACGCCAACGTCGCCGAAGGCGTGGAAGTCTACAAGAAGGGTAAGTGCGACGCTCTGATCACTCTGGGCGGCGGTTCCTCTCACGACTGCGGTAAGGGCGTCGGCCTCGTCGTCTCCAACGGCGGCACCATCCACGACTACGAAGGCGTGGACAAGTCCACCAAGCCCATGCCCCCGTACGTTGCCGTGAACACCACCGCTGGTACTGCTTCCGAAATGACCCGTTTCTGCATCATCACCGACCTTTCCCGTAAGGTTAAGATGGCCATCGTCGACTGGCGCGTCACCCCGGGCATCGCCCTTGACGATCCGCTGCTGATGGTTGGCATGCCCCCGGCGCTGACCGCCGCTACCGGTATGGACGCCCTGACCCACGCCGTGGAAGCCTACGTTTCCACCATCGCCACCCCGATGACCGACGCTTGTGCCGAAAAGGCCATCGAGCTCATCGCCAAGTACCTGCGTCCCGCCGTTGCCAACGGTCAGGACATCGAAGCCCGTGAAGCCATGTGCTTCGCCCAGTACCTCGCCGGTATGGCCTTCAACAACGCTTCCCTGGGTCACGTCCACGCCATGGCTCACCAGCTCGGCGGCTTCTACGACCTGCCCCACGGCGAGTGCAACGCGATCCTGCTGCCCCACGTTGAGAAGTTCAACCTCATCGCCAAGGTCGACCGCTTCGTCAAGATGGCCGAGATCATGGGCGAGAACGTCACCGGTATGTCCCCGCGCGCCGCTGCCGAAAAGTGCCTCGACGCCATCAAGCAGCTGTCCGCCGACGTCGGTATCCCGGCTGGCCTGGTTGCTCTCGGCAAGAAGTACGGCAAGGACGTCAAGGCCGAGGACATCGCTACCATGACCGCCAACGCCCAGAAGGACGCTTGTGGTCTGACCAACCCGCGCTGCCCCACCGACGCTGACGTTGCCGCCATCTACGAGGCCGCTCTGTAA
- a CDS encoding sigma-54-dependent transcriptional regulator produces MKSPYNVLVVDDEESILRLLKRELDSAERILHTAENAHRARQLLAKTRYDIIILDIRLPDADGMELYTEFKATQQDVEFILITGHGDIDSAVEAMRLGVYDYITKPFKLDRMELVLDRAYQRVSLHRENRGLRHTHESATRKTNLIGRSTPIKEINYLIEKLTPSEVPVLITGESGAGKDVVAHAIHSRSKRSDQPLIIKNCAMLHREMVRSELFGHRKGAFTGAAEAHEGLVSVAHKGTLFLDEIGDLPDDVQASLLRLLETKTYRRMGETEERRADVRFLFATNRDLGKAVEEGTFNEALYHRINVFNIHIPRLCKRKEDIPLLVEHFLTLLSQGQQKPAMSERTLQRLLSYDWPGNVRELRNVLERALILSENGVITDKTLPREVVRSGDEPKDDAPPMSLQNMEKEHIARVLSIYEGNRLKAAQVLGIGRKTLYRKIEKYGIEDV; encoded by the coding sequence ATGAAATCTCCTTACAATGTACTCGTCGTCGATGACGAGGAGTCCATACTCCGGCTCCTGAAACGGGAGCTCGATTCAGCGGAGCGCATCCTCCACACTGCGGAGAACGCCCACCGCGCCCGCCAACTGCTGGCCAAAACGCGGTACGACATCATCATCCTCGACATCCGCCTGCCCGACGCGGACGGCATGGAGCTTTACACCGAGTTCAAGGCCACCCAGCAGGACGTGGAGTTCATCCTCATCACCGGTCACGGCGACATCGACAGCGCCGTCGAGGCCATGCGCCTGGGCGTTTATGATTACATCACCAAGCCCTTCAAGCTCGACCGCATGGAGCTGGTCCTGGACCGCGCCTACCAGCGGGTGAGCCTGCACCGGGAGAACCGCGGCTTGCGCCACACCCACGAAAGCGCCACCCGCAAGACCAACCTCATCGGCCGGTCCACCCCGATCAAGGAGATCAACTACCTTATCGAAAAGCTGACCCCCTCGGAGGTCCCGGTGCTGATCACCGGCGAGAGCGGCGCGGGCAAGGACGTGGTCGCCCATGCCATCCACAGCCGGAGCAAACGCTCCGACCAGCCGCTGATCATCAAGAACTGCGCCATGCTTCACCGGGAGATGGTGCGCTCAGAGCTCTTCGGCCACCGCAAAGGCGCGTTCACCGGCGCTGCCGAAGCCCACGAAGGCCTGGTCTCCGTGGCCCACAAGGGCACTCTCTTCCTGGACGAGATCGGCGATCTGCCTGACGACGTCCAGGCCTCCCTGCTCCGCCTGCTCGAGACCAAGACCTATCGCCGCATGGGCGAGACCGAGGAGCGGCGGGCCGATGTCCGCTTTCTCTTCGCCACCAACCGTGACCTGGGCAAGGCCGTGGAGGAAGGGACGTTCAACGAAGCGCTCTACCACCGCATCAATGTCTTCAACATCCACATTCCCCGCCTGTGCAAACGCAAGGAGGACATCCCCCTGCTGGTGGAGCATTTCCTGACCCTTCTGAGCCAGGGCCAGCAGAAACCGGCCATGTCGGAAAGGACGCTCCAGCGCCTCCTGAGCTACGACTGGCCGGGCAACGTCCGCGAACTGCGCAACGTCCTTGAGCGGGCGCTCATCCTCTCGGAAAACGGGGTCATCACCGACAAGACCCTGCCCCGCGAAGTGGTCCGCAGCGGAGACGAGCCCAAGGATGACGCACCTCCCATGTCCTTGCAGAATATGGAGAAAGAGCACATCGCCCGTGTCCTTTCCATCTATGAGGGCAACCGACTCAAGGCCGCACAGGTCCTGGGCATCGGGCGTAAAACTCTCTACCGGAAAATCGAAAAGTACGGGATTGAGGACGTTTAA
- a CDS encoding two-component system sensor histidine kinase NtrB has protein sequence MAPSTTLSDLIGIEHSKLGFFQELQHTIEELQAANEESESQRREIAAILDGITDVMMVLSENLRIISVNHAFREIFDSVEPEGKYCYELFRNSVEPCPECPAFRSLSTNKVCKELAFFRINGRKRQFEMIASPLKGPYGSGNRVLIFKRDVTLEKEYQAKYYQAEKMATVGTLATGVAHEVNNPLMAISGYAEGIQRKLTKLTAECIPAEVKTDFEDYTNTILKECHRCQQIVKSLLNFGHPETSVFGIVNLNDVIKDTLNILGYHLKRSKELSLELDLADELPLIYADEPRLKQVMLNLMTNAADALQGKEGVISLHTRMNGKGAVVLEVADNGCGISPEIKDRLFDPFFTTKPVGKGIGIGLSTCYNIVKDHHGEISVLSEEGVGSRFVVTLPIQQD, from the coding sequence ATGGCACCGTCCACCACCCTAAGCGACCTGATCGGCATCGAGCACTCCAAGCTCGGCTTCTTCCAGGAGCTGCAACACACCATTGAGGAGCTCCAGGCGGCCAACGAGGAGTCCGAGAGCCAGCGCCGAGAGATCGCGGCCATCCTGGACGGCATCACCGACGTGATGATGGTCCTCTCCGAGAACCTGCGCATCATCTCCGTCAACCACGCCTTCCGCGAAATCTTCGACAGCGTTGAGCCCGAAGGCAAGTACTGCTACGAGCTGTTCCGCAACTCCGTGGAACCCTGCCCCGAGTGTCCGGCCTTTCGCTCCCTGTCCACCAACAAGGTCTGCAAGGAGCTGGCGTTCTTCCGCATCAACGGCAGAAAGAGACAGTTCGAGATGATCGCCTCGCCCCTGAAGGGCCCCTACGGCTCGGGGAACCGCGTGCTCATCTTCAAGCGCGACGTGACCCTGGAAAAGGAATATCAGGCCAAGTACTACCAGGCGGAAAAGATGGCCACCGTCGGTACCCTGGCCACGGGCGTGGCCCATGAAGTGAACAACCCGCTCATGGCGATCTCCGGCTATGCCGAGGGCATCCAGCGCAAGCTCACCAAGCTCACCGCCGAGTGCATCCCCGCCGAGGTCAAAACCGACTTCGAGGACTACACCAACACGATTCTCAAGGAGTGCCACCGCTGTCAGCAGATCGTAAAGAGCCTGCTCAACTTCGGCCATCCCGAAACCTCGGTATTCGGCATCGTCAACCTCAACGACGTGATCAAGGATACCCTCAACATCCTCGGCTACCATCTCAAGCGCTCCAAGGAGCTCTCCCTGGAACTGGACCTGGCCGACGAACTGCCCCTGATCTACGCCGACGAACCCCGGCTCAAGCAGGTCATGCTCAACCTGATGACCAACGCCGCCGACGCCCTCCAGGGAAAGGAGGGAGTCATCTCCCTGCACACACGGATGAACGGAAAGGGCGCCGTGGTTCTGGAGGTGGCTGACAACGGCTGCGGCATTTCCCCGGAAATCAAGGACAGACTCTTCGACCCCTTCTTCACCACGAAACCCGTGGGCAAGGGCATCGGCATCGGCCTGTCAACATGCTACAACATCGTCAAGGATCACCACGGCGAGATCAGCGTCCTCAGTGAAGAGGGCGTAGGCTCCCGCTTCGTCGTCACCTTGCCGATCCAACAGGACTGA
- a CDS encoding iron-containing alcohol dehydrogenase: MISTKFAIPDIIFGSGSISHLAECAKRVGAKRVFFVSDRGVEESGWVDLVRGILQVNNLDCVYFNDVNSNPRDEQVHRGAKYYLEEGCDVIIALGGGSPMDTAKGIGIIAGNGGEIRDYEGANRIMRPLPPMILIPSTAGSSSDISQFCIITDMEREVKMSIISRSLVPNMSIIDPQLLVTQSRSLILAAGIDALAHAIESYLSKLASPFTEVQALRAIELIVHNLRPAAEERDLKALEQMSIASTAAGMSFSNAGLGSLHALAHSLGGICDVLHGWVHPVLLPSVMRYNLPACVEKMGDIGRIISGSRMCSTKEAAVLGIDSLERMFADFGIDTKMRNLVPSKDTLEKICVTATHDACHLTNPRSATWEELMSICEEAW, encoded by the coding sequence ATGATCAGTACGAAATTTGCCATACCGGACATCATATTCGGAAGCGGCTCCATCAGCCATCTGGCCGAGTGCGCCAAACGGGTGGGAGCCAAACGCGTCTTCTTCGTCAGCGACAGGGGCGTGGAGGAATCCGGCTGGGTGGACCTGGTCAGGGGCATCCTTCAGGTCAACAACCTGGACTGCGTCTATTTCAACGACGTCAACTCCAATCCCCGCGACGAGCAGGTCCACCGCGGGGCCAAGTACTACCTTGAAGAAGGATGCGACGTGATCATCGCCCTGGGCGGCGGCAGTCCCATGGACACTGCCAAGGGCATCGGCATTATCGCCGGCAACGGCGGCGAAATCCGGGACTACGAGGGCGCCAACCGAATCATGCGTCCCCTGCCGCCCATGATCCTCATCCCCAGTACGGCAGGCAGCAGCTCCGATATCTCCCAGTTCTGCATCATCACCGACATGGAACGTGAGGTGAAGATGTCCATCATCAGCCGCTCTCTGGTCCCCAACATGTCGATCATCGACCCGCAGTTGCTGGTTACCCAGAGCCGGAGCCTGATCCTGGCCGCGGGCATCGACGCCCTGGCACACGCCATCGAATCCTATCTCTCCAAGCTGGCCTCACCCTTCACCGAGGTCCAGGCTCTCCGCGCCATCGAACTGATCGTCCACAACCTCCGCCCGGCCGCGGAGGAGCGGGACCTCAAGGCCCTGGAACAGATGTCCATCGCCTCCACGGCGGCGGGCATGTCCTTCAGCAACGCGGGGCTCGGCTCCCTGCACGCCCTGGCACACTCACTGGGCGGCATCTGCGACGTACTCCACGGCTGGGTCCACCCCGTGCTCCTGCCCTCGGTCATGCGCTACAATCTTCCGGCCTGCGTCGAGAAGATGGGCGACATCGGCAGGATCATCTCTGGGTCGCGGATGTGTTCGACCAAGGAGGCCGCGGTACTGGGTATCGACAGCCTGGAGCGGATGTTCGCCGACTTCGGCATCGACACCAAGATGAGAAACCTGGTGCCGTCCAAGGACACCCTGGAAAAAATCTGCGTCACGGCCACCCACGACGCCTGTCACCTTACCAACCCGAGATCCGCCACCTGGGAAGAGCTCATGTCCATCTGCGAGGAGGCCTGGTAA
- a CDS encoding TetR/AcrR family transcriptional regulator yields MSNTEQPGRRRSPRSHEAILTATIELLEQKGYVSLTIEGIAARAGVGKQTIYRWWPSKAALVIEAYGERLNQRTPAPDTGSVRNDLEVLLTKVFSAISEAPSPCAMIGLMAEAQTDNAIAEQFYSGFIRGRRERVREILERGIRRGEIHPSTDTDVAVDALFGPLWYRMMVGRALGDADFASSLVRQTLQGIHA; encoded by the coding sequence ATGAGCAACACCGAACAGCCAGGGAGGCGGCGCAGCCCCCGGTCCCACGAGGCCATTCTGACCGCCACCATCGAGCTTCTCGAGCAGAAAGGATACGTGAGCCTGACCATCGAAGGCATCGCCGCACGCGCCGGCGTGGGCAAGCAGACCATCTACCGCTGGTGGCCCTCCAAGGCGGCGCTGGTCATCGAGGCCTACGGTGAAAGGCTGAATCAACGGACCCCCGCCCCGGATACGGGTTCGGTACGCAACGACCTCGAAGTCCTTCTGACAAAGGTCTTTTCCGCCATCAGCGAAGCGCCGTCGCCCTGCGCCATGATCGGCCTCATGGCAGAGGCCCAGACCGACAATGCCATCGCTGAACAATTTTATTCCGGTTTCATCCGGGGCCGCCGGGAGCGGGTCAGGGAAATCCTGGAACGCGGCATACGGCGGGGTGAAATCCATCCCTCAACGGATACCGACGTGGCCGTGGACGCGCTGTTCGGCCCCCTCTGGTACCGAATGATGGTCGGCCGCGCCCTGGGCGACGCGGACTTCGCAAGTTCCCTGGTCCGCCAGACGCTCCAGGGGATACATGCCTGA
- a CDS encoding TetR/AcrR family transcriptional regulator translates to MKKKEAILRVATVMFANKGFADTSGQELARLTGVAEGTIFYHYKSKEGLLLAILEKTRDEIVDQIERFFENRPFSNGLEMTEEVVAFYLYLAGLMEDHFQLLHRHFVYKFSESNPEIRRSLESIYNWLVDVFERAITVGQEDGSINPDIHPRKSALILFTMVDGLVRFKNHNLYDAGALFNELIETCRRMLRVI, encoded by the coding sequence ATGAAAAAGAAGGAAGCCATACTCAGGGTCGCAACGGTGATGTTCGCGAATAAGGGGTTTGCGGACACATCCGGGCAGGAACTCGCCCGGTTGACCGGCGTGGCCGAGGGGACGATCTTCTATCATTACAAGAGCAAGGAAGGTTTGCTGCTGGCCATTCTGGAGAAGACCAGGGACGAGATAGTGGACCAGATCGAACGGTTCTTCGAGAACAGGCCGTTCAGCAATGGTCTGGAGATGACGGAGGAGGTCGTCGCCTTCTATCTCTACCTGGCCGGATTGATGGAAGATCATTTCCAGCTGTTGCACAGGCACTTCGTCTACAAGTTCTCCGAGTCCAATCCGGAGATCAGGCGGAGCCTGGAATCCATCTATAACTGGCTGGTCGACGTTTTCGAACGAGCGATTACGGTCGGCCAGGAGGACGGGTCCATCAATCCGGATATCCACCCAAGAAAATCGGCGCTCATTCTGTTTACCATGGTAGATGGACTGGTTCGTTTCAAAAACCATAACCTGTATGACGCGGGCGCGCTGTTCAACGAGCTGATCGAGACGTGCCGGAGGATGTTGCGGGTTATCTAG